TCCTTTAGTTTTAGGAGGCGATCACAGTATAGCGTTAGGAACGCTTGCGGGAGTTGCTCAGACGAAAAAGAACCTTGGCGTGATTTGGTTTGATGCTCATGGTGATATAAATACAGGTCTGACATCCCCCTCTGGAAATATTCATGGCATGCCGCTTGCTGCTTCACTAGGAATTGGACATGAAGCCTTGGTTAAACTCGGAGGATATAGTCCGAAGATAAAGCCAGAACATGTTGTCATTATTGGTGCTAGAGATTTGGATTCTGGTGAACGTGAATTAATCAAAGAGCTTGGCATTAAAGTATATACCATGCATGAAATCGATCGCCTAGGTATGACACGTGTAATGGAAGAAACAATTGAATATGTTACACAAGGAACCGATGGAGTTCATCTGAGCTTGGATTTAGATGGTTTAGATCCATTATATGCTCCAGGAGTAGGAACTCCAGTTATCGGAGGTATCTCTTATCGAGAAGGACATTTGGCCATGGAAATTCTGGCCGAGTCAGATATTTTAACATCAGCTGAATTTGTAGAAGTGAATCCAATACTTGATCAGCAGAATGCAACAGCAGGTGTGGCGGTTGCATTAATGAGTTCCGTATTTGGAGATAAGCTATTGTAAGATTTCAAGACAGGATAAATGGAAATGAATCTTCCATTTTCCTGTCTTTTGTTTATTTGATCCATATCTTATATACTTAAAGTAAGCCGATTAATTGCCTTTTTATGAAGCTTTACATTTTGAAAATATGAAGGTAGAGTCAAAGGGTGAGTTTTTCCATTGATTTAAAAAATCGTTCTATTTTACACTGAGTTTCTAAAGTGCGGGAGTGATGAGAGGCAGTGCTTGTACTGCTTATTTGCTCTATTTCGCTCTACTTCATTTGATGATACAGCGATGTACTTCTCACCATAATAAGCGCACGTTCCATTTTGAGTATTTTTTTGTATCTTACTCTTTCGTTACTATTATATAAATAGTTTAAAACAGCTTATTTATGCTCTTTTTTATACATTCTTATAAAATTCTTTTCGTAACGCTGGTGTCAGACAGTTTTAATCGAGAATAAAAGGCAAACTACTTATATAATAAGAGAAAAAAATTCCGCAGAACTTAACAGCAAAATTTGAAACTAAATCGTCTTTAGTTCGTATTAGAAGACGGGTTACATTCTAGGGAGGATGGCATGGAATTTGTAGAGAGACGCTTGGTAGAGCGAGCGAAACGGGATGACCGTGAAGCGTTTGCGGAACTGGTGGAAATGTACAAAGATAAAATCTTTCAGCTGGCTTTCAGAATGGTTGGCAATCGCCAAGAGGCTGAAGATATTGCACAAGAAACCTTTTTGCGCGTTTATGCCAATCTGCATTCCTATGATGAAAATTATCGTTTTTCAACGTGGATATACCGTATTGCCACTAACCTGTGTATTGACCGGGGAAGAAAGAAAAAACCACAATTTTCTTTGGATGAAGAGCAGGGCGGGGATTTAGAAGGGCTTGATTGGTATTCAAGACTAGCCTCCGATGAGAAAACCCCTGAGGAAAAAGTCGTCGTACAAGAATTACAAGAAACGGTGCAAGATGCATTAACCAAGTTAAATCCTAAGTATCGGTCTATCATGGTACTTCGTTACATTGAGGATTTATCGTTGCAAGAAATAAGCGATGCCTTGCAGTTACCAATTACAACGATTAAAACCAGAATTCATCGTGGGCGAGAAGCACTGCGAAATAAGTTGCGATTTTAATTGAAAGGAGACGTATTCAGATGGATTGCAGAGAAGCAAAGCAGCTTAACCATGTGTTTTTGGATAAAGATATCGATCAACTATCGAATCAACGTCTTCAACAGCACCTGCTGAACTGTGAAGAATGCCGTACACATCTACAACAATTGCAAAAAGTGATTGCCTATGTGGAGAGTGCCTCTCATATTCAGGCACCAAGTGATTTTACTGCACGTGTTATGGCTCAGTTGCCTCCAGTAGCGAAACGTAAGAGCTTTGGTAACTGGATGAGACGACACCCGTTCGTAACGGCAGCGGCAGTCTTTTTTGTCCTCATGACAGGAAGTTTGTTTACCAGCTGGTTTGATCGGGATAATACCTTACAGATCACATCAGCCAATATGGATAAGCTAAAGATAGATAAAGAGCGTAATGTAGTTGTCGTGCCAGCTGGTACTACTTTAACCGGAGACCTTATTGTGCGCAATGGCAGTGTAGAGGTAGAAGGCGAAGTGAAGGGGAATGTTGTAGCTATTGACGGTAGAGTCTTTTTAGCCTCAACAGCTCAGGTGGCAGGAGATACAGAATCCATCGAAATGATTTTCGATTGGGTATGGTATGAGATGAAAAATATCGGAAATGACTTGCTTCCGTTGACTCATTAGGGGAAAATAGAAGGAAGAGAAGTAGCACGGCATGAAAAGCCGTGCTTTTTTCCGCAAACAATCCAATCAGAATTCTTGGATAGTATTGGAGTAGGAATGTGAGGCGGCGGTATGGGGTATTTAAACTACGTGAACATACTGCGTGACGGAATAGATATTCTTTTAGTCACGTACTTGATTTATAAACTAATCATGCTGGTCCGCGGAACTCGTGCTGTACAACTTTTGCGAGGAATCATGGTAGTTATCGTTACCTGGTTGCTTAGCAAGTACTTTGATTTCCGTACCCTGCACTGGCTGATGTCTCAAGCTTTTACGTTTGGGGTATTAGCAATTGTTATTATTTTTCAGCCTGAGCTTCGTCGTGCGTTGGAGCAAATTGGGCGCGGTAAATTATTCTCCCGCTCTTACTCGAATGATGATGAAGATGGCGTACAACGAATGGTCCAGGAAGTTGGCAAGGCTGTCACTTATATGGCTAAGCGTCGTATTGGAGCTCTAATCGTTGTGGAGAGAGATACAGGGCTAAATGATTATGTGGAGACAGGAATCGCCATAAATGGTCGAGTCACGTCAGAGCTGTTAATCAATATCTTTATCCCGAATACGCCTCTGCATGACGGAGCTGTCATTTTGCGTAAGGATACGGTGTTAGCAGCAGCTTGTTATCTCCCGTTATCTGAGAATCCATCCATTTCTAAAGAGCTGGGAACAAGACACCGAGCCGCTATTGGAATGAGTGAGGTCTCCGATGGTTTTACCATTATTGTGTCGGAGGAAACAGGTAACGTTTCGATAACGACCAATGGAGAAATAACGCGTAACTTGACTGAAGAGCTACTAGCACAAAAAATGCTAAGCAGACTCTCTCCACAAGCGAAGAGTAAATCCATGGCAAGTCGTTGGCAATGGGGGCGAAAAAATGGATAGATGGTTAAACAG
This is a stretch of genomic DNA from Brevibacillus laterosporus DSM 25. It encodes these proteins:
- the rocF gene encoding arginase, with product MNKKISMIGVPLDLGCDRRGVDMGPSAIRYAGVVKRLEGLGYSVKDLGDIPVIRPENFEETDNHKYLHQVLEANERLAAKVAKEIEDERFPLVLGGDHSIALGTLAGVAQTKKNLGVIWFDAHGDINTGLTSPSGNIHGMPLAASLGIGHEALVKLGGYSPKIKPEHVVIIGARDLDSGERELIKELGIKVYTMHEIDRLGMTRVMEETIEYVTQGTDGVHLSLDLDGLDPLYAPGVGTPVIGGISYREGHLAMEILAESDILTSAEFVEVNPILDQQNATAGVAVALMSSVFGDKLL
- the sigW gene encoding RNA polymerase sigma factor SigW; the encoded protein is MEFVERRLVERAKRDDREAFAELVEMYKDKIFQLAFRMVGNRQEAEDIAQETFLRVYANLHSYDENYRFSTWIYRIATNLCIDRGRKKKPQFSLDEEQGGDLEGLDWYSRLASDEKTPEEKVVVQELQETVQDALTKLNPKYRSIMVLRYIEDLSLQEISDALQLPITTIKTRIHRGREALRNKLRF
- a CDS encoding zf-HC2 domain-containing protein, with amino-acid sequence MDCREAKQLNHVFLDKDIDQLSNQRLQQHLLNCEECRTHLQQLQKVIAYVESASHIQAPSDFTARVMAQLPPVAKRKSFGNWMRRHPFVTAAAVFFVLMTGSLFTSWFDRDNTLQITSANMDKLKIDKERNVVVVPAGTTLTGDLIVRNGSVEVEGEVKGNVVAIDGRVFLASTAQVAGDTESIEMIFDWVWYEMKNIGNDLLPLTH
- the cdaA gene encoding diadenylate cyclase CdaA, which translates into the protein MGYLNYVNILRDGIDILLVTYLIYKLIMLVRGTRAVQLLRGIMVVIVTWLLSKYFDFRTLHWLMSQAFTFGVLAIVIIFQPELRRALEQIGRGKLFSRSYSNDDEDGVQRMVQEVGKAVTYMAKRRIGALIVVERDTGLNDYVETGIAINGRVTSELLINIFIPNTPLHDGAVILRKDTVLAAACYLPLSENPSISKELGTRHRAAIGMSEVSDGFTIIVSEETGNVSITTNGEITRNLTEELLAQKMLSRLSPQAKSKSMASRWQWGRKNG